In Thermodesulfobacteriota bacterium, the DNA window GACTTAAGTAGCTATGAAGGTCCAAACACCACGCATTTCTCAGTAATTGACAGTGATGGCAACGCTGTATCAAACACATATACGCTTAACTTTAGTTATGGATCAAAAATTACTGTTCCTGGAACAGGCATCCTTCTCAATAATGAGATGGATGATTTCTCTGCTAAGTCAGGTGTGCCAAACGCATTCGGCCTTGTAGGAGGAAAGTTTAATTCAATCGAGCCTGGAAAGAGAATGCTTAGCTCTATGACACCAACAATTGTAATGAAAGATAATAAGCCGTTTCTTATTACAGGAAGCCCCGGGGGAAGTAGGATTATTACCACAGTTCTACAGATCATATTAAACGTAGTAGATTTTGATATGAACATTGCCGAGGCTACTAATGCAGCGCGCGTTCATCACCAATGGCTTCCTGATACTTTATTTGTAGAAAAGGGCTTAAACAACGATACGATTAAGATACTTACTGATATAGGATACGATGTTAAGATCGGCCGCACAATCGGGGTTGCAGAGAGTATAATTAAAAAAGATGGTTTTTTATTCGGGGCGTCAGACCCAAGAAGGCCTGGCGGCCTGACTGCGGGATACTAGGCTGTTATCTCAAGCATTCGGTCAATTGATTTCTTGGCCTGCATAGCAATATCGAGCGGCACTTTCACTTCAACAATTTCTTCTTCAAGTGACCTAAGCACCTTGGGTAGAGTAATCATTTTCATATACTTACAAACCGCGCTCTCTTTTATTGGACGAAATACCTTATCGGGGTTAGCTTTTCTGAGCGGATGCAGCATGCCTGTTTCAGTTGCTATTATAAATTCTTTAGATTCAGACTCTTTTGCATGTCTTATCATCCCGCCTGTAGATAGGAATTTTATATTCCCATTCGCTTTACCGTTACCGTTTCTATTTCCATTTCCATTCCCATTTCCATTCGTATGAGCTTCTTCCCCTATTTGATATAACAAGTTTGTAGTACATCCGCACTCCGGGTGTACTATCATTTCTGCTTCTGGATGCTCGTGCTGCATATCCTCGATGTCCTGCTTTCGAATACCCGCATGCACGTGGCACTCACCTGGCCAGATATTAATTTTTCTACCTGTAACTTTAGCAGCGTATGCTCCCAAGAACATGTCAGGCAAAAAAAGTATCTCTTTATCTTCAGGAACAGATTTTACAACCTGAACAGCATTTGCCGAGGTACAGCAATAATCACTAAGCGCTTTTACCTCAGCGGTTGTGTTTACGTATGAAACCACAACGGCATTTGGGTTTTCTTGTTTCCAGCTTTTAAGCTGCTCAGCGTTAATGGTATCAGCAAGAGAGCAGCCTGCTTTCTCATCGGGGATAAGTACTTTCTTGTCCGGTGAAATAATGGATGCTGTCTCGGCCATGAAATGAACCCCGCAAAACACGATTATATCAGCCTCGGTATCGGCAGCTTCCTGTGAGAGGGCAAGGGAGTCCCCTGTGAAGTCAGCAATGTCCTGGACTTCAGGAAGTTGGTAGTTATGGGCTAAAATCACTGCATTTTTTTGCTGTTTTAGTCTCTTAATTTCTTCTGCAATCTTTACCATATTACTCATAATATAATCATTTATTTATTAATGTTAAGGGGGTAATTATACCATATAGAGGGATATGTCCAGCGCCTGTACGGAGTGTGTTAGAGCGCCAACAGATATAAAATCAACTCCGGTTTCGGCAATTTTGGATAGGCCTTTAAGCGTAATGCCGCCTGAGGCTTCAGTGAAAGCTTTTCCATCGATTAATATGACGGCCTCTTTCATAATATCTGTGCTCATATTATCCAGCATTATTATATCCGCCCCAGATTTAAGGGCCTGCCCTACTTCATTTAGATTAGAAGTTTCAACCTCTATCTTATACTTGCCGGCGTATTTGCTGCGAACCAGCTCTAGCGCATTTTCTATCCCGCCCGCAGCTTTTATGTGATTATCTTTGATCATAACAAGATCGTAAAGGCCAAAACGGTGATTCTGTCCTCCCCCGCAAGCAACTGCATATTTGTCTAAAACTCTTAGCCCTGGGACGGTTTTTCTGGTATCAAGTATTTCGGTATTAAAGCCTTTAAGCGCATCTACATACTTAGATGTCTGCGTTGCTATGCCTGACATGCGCTGAAGTAAATTCAGAGCAAGCCGCTCGCCTGATAAAACGGCTCTAACGCTGGCATGAATTCTTAGAATTTCCCAACCGGGCTCTACAATATTGCCGTCATTTAAGTTTTGAGTAAAAGAAGAATTAGGGTCTAATTTTGTAAATATTCTTTTTGCTACTTCTACGCCTGAAACTATGCCCTTTTGTTTTGCCACAACATAAGCTTCGCATCTTTGGTCTGGTGAGAAAATCGCATTTGTCGTTACATCTCCAGATCCAAGATCCTCTATAAGAGAATTCTCTAAAATTAAATCAACCTTATCCCAATTAATATTAAGTTCTTCCATTTATCTATTAATTTACAGGGGAATACTTGGGCTCTTTGCCCTTTATAACCACAATGTGTTTTGCCCAGTCGCTATTTTCGCCTGAAAAGTCCTCTCTAATATGAACTCCCCTCGTCTCTTCTCTAATTAATGAGAATTTCGCTATCAAAAGCGCCGCATCGAGCGCCATATTAAATTTTAGTCTATAGTAACCAGAGAATTCTTCTACTGATTTAGCAATCTTCTCTAAGTTTTGTATAGCGCTCCTAACTCCACTCCCGTCTCTGACTATACCAACCTGGCTGTTTAGAATTTGCGATACCGCTCTTTTTATGTGGGACAGTTGATTTGACTGAGACTCTGAGTATTCAAATTTATGCTCCTTTAGGTTTAGAGAAGATAAATCAGGCAATTGTTGATCTTGTTCTAAATCTACAACAGCACCGTCTACTGAGCGTTTGGCAAAAACCACGCACTCTAATAGAGAATTGCTTGCAAGTCTATTAGCACCATGAACGCCTGTTGAGGCAACCTCACCGCAGGCAAACAGGCCCTTTATGTTTGTCTCGCCATATAACCCAGTTTTTACACCGCCTATCGTGTAGTGTGCAGCTGGCGCAACAGGGACTAAATCTTTTGTTACATCCACCCCTGAGCTAAGACAAAAATCATAAATATTAGTGAAGCGATTTTTAATATAGTCAGATTCTATATGTCTTAGGTCTAGGTAAACATTATCCTCTCCCGATGTATTCATTTCGGTAAATATTGAGCGTGAGACAATATCTCTTGGCGCAAGCTCAGCGTATTCGCTGTACTCGGTCATAAACCTTCTTTCTTTGCTATTTAGAAGATAAGCCCCCTCTCCTCTAAGTGCTTCGCTGATCAAAAAACTCTCCCCGTTTTCGCTATAAAACGCTGTTGGATGAAACTGGACAAATTCCATATCAGTAATCTGGGCACCAGCTTGGTATGAAAGTGCTATACCCTCTCCGACAGAGCCTTTGGGATTTGTAGTTCTCTTATAAAGCGCTGAGGCCCCACCGGTTGCGAGTATGGTAGCCTTAGAAAGTATTATTTTTGAGTTGAAATTGTTATCTAGGGCGAGTGCTCCGTAGCATCTTTTATTATCTGAGAGGAGCTTAACAACACCTGTGTTCTCATATTTTGTGATGGAAGGATTTTTCTCAACTGCTGAAATCAAAAACCTGACCATCTCTTTTCCTGTAGAAGTGCCCCCCGCATGCAGGACGCGTCTTTTGGTGTGGCCACCTTCAAGTCCAAGCTCAAGCCCGGCATCTCCTGTGTCAAACTCCATGCCAAGGTCCATCATATCGATAACTCTTTGACGCCCTTCTTCAACCAGAATTTCAACCGCCTCTCTGTTGCAGAGCCCTCGTCCTGCTCTTAGAGTATCTTCAATATGAAACCACGTGGAGTCCTGTGGATCCATAGCAGCCGCAATCCCGCCCTGTGCCCAAAAGGAATTGCTTTCCTCAATTGTAGATTTTGTGAGAAGTATCACTGAGCCAAAAGTTGATGCATAGAGCGCAGCGTAAAGCCCTGCAAGCCCGCTTCCTATGATAAGAAAATCGCTGTGAGACTCAATATTATTTTTACTATTCATATATTGGCAAGTTTTAAAGAATACACATATTTGACTTAAAAACTATTCATAGACTTGTGAGAGATACCTCATTCGCCCTATTATTAGATCCTCAAAATCCTCGAGTTCATCATTGGGGACCTCGATCTGAGGGTAATGTGGATTTTCAGATTTCACGATCAGTGATTTATGAGTAGAAAATAAATATTTAAGAGTTACACCTTCAGAGCGGAGCCACACTGCATAGATTTCGCCGCTTATAACTTTTTTGTCATCAGTATCTATACCAACACTAGAGCTCTCTCTAATTACAGGAAACATGCTGTCACCTGATACAGTGAAATAGTACATACCTTGGGAGTGAACATTTAGTGGGACTGTAATCTGATCGTCAGGATCTCTTTCTTTATAATAAGTAAGATCACCATCTCCTATCTTTCCATGTACCGGCACAAGCAGGACTACCTTTTCACTTTCAGAATTGTCTGAAGTTTCATCACCTTTATATTTAGAAGGCTCCTTGGATTCTGAGAGTATATATGTGCTCTTTTTGGACAGCAGAGCTCCTGTATTAGTAAAATACTCCTCAAACAAAGAAGATGAAGGCGGACCAATATCATTTATAAGCCATTCCATGCTCACATCTTCGCATTTGGCGAATATCAGCGGCCAATCTAATGAGTTTCTAGACTTCCAGCTCGCAAGTGTATTCGGCGCAATACCCAAGAAATCAGCTAATTCCTTATCATTGCCAAAACTATAATACTGCTTGAGCTTAGATATTAACAAACTCGCGTTATGTGAATTATCTCTTGACATAAGTCGCGTATTGCGATATTATCCTTTTATAATATGAATTTGTATCGCAAATCATAAGCTATTATGGCGGTAATATCAAGTTGGAGCATCCAGAATCATAATTAATCGGCTAAGCAAAACAAATGAGGATATTAGAGAAGATAGAGATAGTTAATGGAGAGCCGGGCCCTACTATAAACTTGGGCGTAAGCGGGGTAAATAGTTTAATTGGATACTCGTGCAAGATGTGCGTGTTGAACACTCATGGCAAAGAAATAGTAGCGAAAAGAGACGTAACACAGGTAAGTATAGAGGAAGGCAAAGAACTATTTACAATTACTTTAAGTGCATTGGATACTGAAATGCTAAGTGGAGATTTATTTTATATTTGGAAAATAGAGATAACAAACGATATGGTTTATTACAACGATGAAACTCGTATCGGAATAGTAGTTAGCAAGAAAAATGATATATAAATCTTAGACGACTCTTGAATCATTCAGAAATTGATTTATAAATAGAGGCTTTTATGTCTTCTATTTTTTCCGGATCAGAAATCTTCTTGCCTTTCGAGTCTAGTACGTAAAATGCATCAACTACCTGGTCTACTTTAGTGGAAATTTTTGCATACTCAACAGAAAGCTTAAGATCAGTGATAGCTTTAGTTATATCATAGAGCAGACCCGCTCTATCATAAGAATAAACATCGATCACTGTCGCTGTATCAGAAGATTCGTTGTCCACTTCAATTCGTGTCGGGTACTGAGGAATTTTCTTTCCGTAGCGAGATCTTTCCTTCTTGCGTTTTGCGACTAATTTTTCTAAATCCAGCTTACCTGATAGGACTCCTTTAAGGTTTTTATCCAGTTTTTTGAAGAGCTCTTCTTCGCCTCCGCTGGATTTACCCAACCTGTTCACATAGAAAACGTCTAAGATCTTACCGTCTTTTTTTGTGGAGATTCTGGCTCCTAGGATATTAAAGCCACTAGCCCTAATAACCCCGCAGAGTCTTGAGAATATACCGGGCTCATCTACTCCCCATATAGTAAGTTCATCAAACTCCTGATTTGGGAAAAAGGATAGATCAAATCCGAATATGCCTTTTGATTTATGTATATATTCAACATGTTTCGATATTTTTCTGGGCGAAAACCCCATAAAGTAAGAATTAGGCATTTTAGACAAGATCCTTCTGATTTTAATCTTAGGAACTTTTCTGCCGAGCAATCTAATAACTTCATTGATAACCCTTTTAAGCCTGTCCTGGGGTTCTTCTTTCTTAAATTCTCCACCTTCCTCTAACACCTTGGCTGTTCTTATATACAGCTCCTTAAGCAGCATACCTTTCCAGTTTGACCAAACCTCGGGACCCACAGATCTAATATCCGCAAACGTAAGCAGATATAGCAGAGATAGAGTTTCAAGAGATTTCACCGACTTGGCAAACCTGACTATCATACTGTAGTCATGAATATCGCGCCTTTGTGAAAAATGAGACATTATTAAATGATGCTTTACTAAAAACTCCAACTGTTCACTGTCTGATTTTGATAATCCCATCCGCTTTGCAACTGTCGGGATCATAGCAGCTCCTTTCTGTGAGTGGTTACTGCCCTCTCCCTTGCCCATATCATGAAACAAGCATGCTAGATATAGAACATGTTTTTTCATTACAGACTCAGCTGTTTTGGTTAATAATGGAAACTCCTCATCGCTTTTATAGTTCAGGAGATTTTCTATTTCTCTTACAGCAAAAATTGAATGTACATCTACCGTGTAGACATGATAAGCATCATGCTGAACCATGCAGATAATCTTTCCAAATTCCGGAATGTAGTAACCAAGCAACTTAAGTCTGTTCATTTCAAAAAGGGTATCGGCAACATTTTTACCCTTCCTAAGTATTCTTAAGAAAGAGGCATTTACTTCAGGATTAGTTCTAAAGTTCTCGTCAATAGCAGTTCTGCTAACATTTTCTCTAATCAAATCAACCAGATAGGGATTCATTCTAATTTCGTGTTTATCAGAATATTCGAATGCTCTCATCAGGTTAGCAGGATCCTCTTTAAAAATTTCAGCATTTGAAACAGACAGCATCCCGCTCTGGATTATAAAATCATGCTCAAGTTTAATTTTTTTAGGTCCGCGTGGAATCAACCTGACTTCTGCCACGCATTTATCAATTAGTATCTTGGATTGCTCCCTGATATCATGAGCCCTTAAGTAATAAATCTTCATAAACCTCTCAACTGCGGGCAGATCAGCATCTCTAAAACCTAGAAACTTGGCAATTTTCTCCTGGAAC includes these proteins:
- the glnD gene encoding [protein-PII] uridylyltransferase, producing VKEGEGGLRDINYALWIAQAKYKVKSFQELLPKGILLEKELKTFEKGLNFLLLIRSELHYLAQRGEDRLGFEFQEKIAKFLGFRDADLPAVERFMKIYYLRAHDIREQSKILIDKCVAEVRLIPRGPKKIKLEHDFIIQSGMLSVSNAEIFKEDPANLMRAFEYSDKHEIRMNPYLVDLIRENVSRTAIDENFRTNPEVNASFLRILRKGKNVADTLFEMNRLKLLGYYIPEFGKIICMVQHDAYHVYTVDVHSIFAVREIENLLNYKSDEEFPLLTKTAESVMKKHVLYLACLFHDMGKGEGSNHSQKGAAMIPTVAKRMGLSKSDSEQLEFLVKHHLIMSHFSQRRDIHDYSMIVRFAKSVKSLETLSLLYLLTFADIRSVGPEVWSNWKGMLLKELYIRTAKVLEEGGEFKKEEPQDRLKRVINEVIRLLGRKVPKIKIRRILSKMPNSYFMGFSPRKISKHVEYIHKSKGIFGFDLSFFPNQEFDELTIWGVDEPGIFSRLCGVIRASGFNILGARISTKKDGKILDVFYVNRLGKSSGGEEELFKKLDKNLKGVLSGKLDLEKLVAKRKKERSRYGKKIPQYPTRIEVDNESSDTATVIDVYSYDRAGLLYDITKAITDLKLSVEYAKISTKVDQVVDAFYVLDSKGKKISDPEKIEDIKASIYKSISE
- the nadA gene encoding quinolinate synthase NadA; the encoded protein is MSNMVKIAEEIKRLKQQKNAVILAHNYQLPEVQDIADFTGDSLALSQEAADTEADIIVFCGVHFMAETASIISPDKKVLIPDEKAGCSLADTINAEQLKSWKQENPNAVVVSYVNTTAEVKALSDYCCTSANAVQVVKSVPEDKEILFLPDMFLGAYAAKVTGRKINIWPGECHVHAGIRKQDIEDMQHEHPEAEMIVHPECGCTTNLLYQIGEEAHTNGNGNGNGNRNGNGKANGNIKFLSTGGMIRHAKESESKEFIIATETGMLHPLRKANPDKVFRPIKESAVCKYMKMITLPKVLRSLEEEIVEVKVPLDIAMQAKKSIDRMLEITA
- a CDS encoding LexA family transcriptional regulator, which translates into the protein MSRDNSHNASLLISKLKQYYSFGNDKELADFLGIAPNTLASWKSRNSLDWPLIFAKCEDVSMEWLINDIGPPSSSLFEEYFTNTGALLSKKSTYILSESKEPSKYKGDETSDNSESEKVVLLVPVHGKIGDGDLTYYKERDPDDQITVPLNVHSQGMYYFTVSGDSMFPVIRESSSVGIDTDDKKVISGEIYAVWLRSEGVTLKYLFSTHKSLIVKSENPHYPQIEVPNDELEDFEDLIIGRMRYLSQVYE
- a CDS encoding gamma-glutamyltransferase, whose translation is NTAKTINILAETMKHAYADRSKYLGDPDFNPIPLAELTSKDYAKSIKNEIRPGSAIPSIEIKPGDLSSYEGPNTTHFSVIDSDGNAVSNTYTLNFSYGSKITVPGTGILLNNEMDDFSAKSGVPNAFGLVGGKFNSIEPGKRMLSSMTPTIVMKDNKPFLITGSPGGSRIITTVLQIILNVVDFDMNIAEATNAARVHHQWLPDTLFVEKGLNNDTIKILTDIGYDVKIGRTIGVAESIIKKDGFLFGASDPRRPGGLTAGY
- the nadC gene encoding carboxylating nicotinate-nucleotide diphosphorylase, whose protein sequence is MEELNINWDKVDLILENSLIEDLGSGDVTTNAIFSPDQRCEAYVVAKQKGIVSGVEVAKRIFTKLDPNSSFTQNLNDGNIVEPGWEILRIHASVRAVLSGERLALNLLQRMSGIATQTSKYVDALKGFNTEILDTRKTVPGLRVLDKYAVACGGGQNHRFGLYDLVMIKDNHIKAAGGIENALELVRSKYAGKYKIEVETSNLNEVGQALKSGADIIMLDNMSTDIMKEAVILIDGKAFTEASGGITLKGLSKIAETGVDFISVGALTHSVQALDISLYMV
- the nadB gene encoding L-aspartate oxidase produces the protein MNSKNNIESHSDFLIIGSGLAGLYAALYASTFGSVILLTKSTIEESNSFWAQGGIAAAMDPQDSTWFHIEDTLRAGRGLCNREAVEILVEEGRQRVIDMMDLGMEFDTGDAGLELGLEGGHTKRRVLHAGGTSTGKEMVRFLISAVEKNPSITKYENTGVVKLLSDNKRCYGALALDNNFNSKIILSKATILATGGASALYKRTTNPKGSVGEGIALSYQAGAQITDMEFVQFHPTAFYSENGESFLISEALRGEGAYLLNSKERRFMTEYSEYAELAPRDIVSRSIFTEMNTSGEDNVYLDLRHIESDYIKNRFTNIYDFCLSSGVDVTKDLVPVAPAAHYTIGGVKTGLYGETNIKGLFACGEVASTGVHGANRLASNSLLECVVFAKRSVDGAVVDLEQDQQLPDLSSLNLKEHKFEYSESQSNQLSHIKRAVSQILNSQVGIVRDGSGVRSAIQNLEKIAKSVEEFSGYYRLKFNMALDAALLIAKFSLIREETRGVHIREDFSGENSDWAKHIVVIKGKEPKYSPVN